In the genome of cyanobacterium endosymbiont of Braarudosphaera bigelowii, one region contains:
- a CDS encoding helix-turn-helix domain-containing protein encodes MPYTISKSCSSCDSCRVDCPTNAIQLNNGSYWIDQKLCNNCRGYYTEPQCIVQCPISSPIPIHSKKGRYKNITRDITSPELFVNRKNTPFASSMIIWEACNVLTQAPVLNWEKDIEGNLYYKRFVKQGEGTILFRLNNVLDSRPSGLVRYLTDSNKLDLIDIRSACLHLLFSAYATTLEKPWEQKFVINDQQIEQYLGLDKRKDINKTTKLTLIKLLLQQTCQLLAIINWPQQGKVKSFTIPEGPLWHLLDIQHYFHEDDFGCQHLIGLTFTLKAGIWSKYFLNKQGYSNRIAFYQYGSLPQFILSTVMSIWQQHPGAVRILLWLLFKSKMGRKQCVTVPTLMKVAYGQDRVTQADIKRNQRKKILRTFEGDLEVLNHYGVKAVFDPISYPENIQPLWVRVLKLPDDAEEALNFWINDGSQEHRLTDSGPRGKWNWLMKARILNFELPQEWEEELIKFERKKQQKNSQKNRVKKPSQLSAEKILHARKSKGLSQRALAKQIGKSQSWVRDLENGRCSAKAEDRENLQSVLEL; translated from the coding sequence ATGCCTTATACAATTTCTAAAAGTTGTTCTAGCTGTGATAGTTGTCGAGTTGATTGTCCTACTAATGCCATTCAATTAAATAATGGCAGTTACTGGATTGATCAAAAGCTATGTAATAATTGTCGAGGTTACTATACTGAACCTCAATGTATTGTTCAATGTCCTATCAGTAGTCCAATCCCTATTCATTCGAAAAAAGGTAGATATAAAAATATAACTAGAGATATTACATCTCCTGAGCTATTTGTTAATAGAAAAAATACTCCTTTTGCTTCATCTATGATAATTTGGGAAGCTTGTAATGTCTTAACTCAAGCCCCAGTTTTGAACTGGGAGAAAGATATAGAAGGGAATCTTTACTATAAACGTTTTGTTAAACAAGGAGAAGGAACAATATTGTTCCGGTTAAACAATGTCTTAGATTCTCGACCTTCTGGTTTGGTGAGGTATTTGACCGACTCAAATAAGCTAGATTTAATAGATATTAGATCCGCTTGCTTACATCTTTTATTTTCTGCTTATGCAACTACTTTAGAAAAACCTTGGGAACAAAAATTCGTAATAAATGACCAGCAAATCGAACAATATCTAGGGTTAGATAAACGTAAAGATATTAACAAAACAACAAAATTAACTTTAATTAAATTATTACTACAACAAACTTGTCAACTGTTAGCAATTATTAACTGGCCACAACAGGGAAAAGTTAAAAGCTTTACAATACCAGAAGGACCCCTATGGCATTTATTAGATATTCAACATTATTTTCATGAAGATGATTTTGGTTGCCAGCATCTAATTGGTTTGACATTTACACTAAAAGCTGGGATATGGTCAAAATATTTTTTAAATAAACAAGGTTATAGTAACAGAATCGCATTTTACCAGTATGGTTCTTTACCTCAGTTCATATTAAGTACTGTCATGAGTATTTGGCAACAACACCCTGGAGCAGTAAGGATCTTATTGTGGCTACTTTTCAAGAGTAAAATGGGTAGAAAACAATGTGTTACTGTTCCTACTTTGATGAAAGTTGCTTATGGTCAAGATAGAGTTACTCAAGCAGATATTAAACGGAATCAAAGAAAAAAAATATTAAGAACCTTTGAAGGTGATTTAGAAGTTCTTAATCATTATGGAGTTAAAGCAGTTTTTGATCCTATTTCTTATCCAGAGAATATACAACCTTTGTGGGTTAGAGTATTAAAGCTACCAGATGATGCCGAAGAAGCATTAAATTTTTGGATTAATGATGGTTCTCAAGAACATCGCTTGACAGATTCTGGGCCAAGAGGAAAATGGAATTGGCTTATGAAAGCAAGAATCTTGAACTTTGAGCTTCCGCAAGAATGGGAAGAAGAATTGATAAAGTTTGAACGAAAAAAACAACAGAAAAATAGTCAAAAAAACCGTGTAAAGAAACCTTCTCAATTATCTGCAGAAAAGATTTTACATGCAAGAAAAAGTAAAGGATTAAGCCAAAGAGCATTAGCTAAACAAATAGGTAAGAGTCAAAGTTGGGTTAGAGACTTAGAAAACGGACGTTGTTCTGCCAAAGCTGAAGATCGTGAAAATCTTCAAAGTGTTTTAGAGTTATGA
- the mutL gene encoding DNA mismatch repair endonuclease MutL, with protein sequence MLYPIQCLPPEIVNIIAAGEIIDSLASVVRELVDNSIDAKSTRISISLNTELWQISVTDNGMGMSLQDLRNCARAHHTNKIRKLDDLCHIHSLGFRGEALFSVANVGQLAIKSRHNIENSKGWCITYDLQGQPIHEKVIAIASGTTITISDIFGNMPVRRKGLPSFKKQLKTIRNIIENASLCYPHVVWDAKLNGKSWINISPGKTSQQIIPQLLNQIHYNDLRFTANKVQTPSCKDGSINIVIGLPDRCHRSSSDWIKIGINGRIIKSYQLEKTVIRSFGRCLPKGRFPICFLELYAPFEEVDWNRHPIKSEVYLHFIEFWEEQIFAIIEQSLKLCLSPSIVLENSKQLHKLLKSSVIQNEHSCNNDISSTNKLDLLPLKAVGQVNKTYIVAEHPNGLWLVEQHIAHERILYEKLQDEWKLTKIDNPIVLNLSNYQVKQLQDLGLELEIFGEQMWVIRTIPQLLVGQEDYSDILLELSLGKDLESAQVATACKSAIRNGVSLELHKMQEILDAWKNTRNPRTCPHGRPIYLSLDESVLSNFFRRHWVIGKSHGI encoded by the coding sequence ATGTTGTATCCCATTCAGTGTCTTCCCCCTGAAATTGTAAATATAATAGCAGCAGGAGAAATTATAGATTCTCTAGCATCTGTAGTTCGAGAGCTAGTAGATAACTCTATTGACGCGAAATCAACTCGTATAAGTATCTCTTTAAATACTGAGCTTTGGCAAATTAGCGTTACTGATAATGGTATGGGAATGTCTTTACAGGATTTACGTAATTGTGCAAGAGCTCATCATACTAACAAAATTCGTAAACTAGATGATCTTTGTCATATCCATAGCTTAGGTTTCCGGGGAGAAGCTTTGTTTAGTGTTGCCAATGTAGGTCAATTAGCTATTAAGAGTCGCCACAATATAGAGAACAGTAAAGGATGGTGCATTACATATGATCTACAAGGACAACCTATTCACGAAAAAGTCATTGCCATTGCTTCAGGTACGACTATTACTATCTCTGATATATTTGGTAATATGCCTGTTCGTCGAAAAGGTTTGCCTAGTTTTAAAAAACAACTAAAAACAATACGAAATATTATTGAAAATGCATCTTTATGTTATCCACATGTTGTTTGGGATGCAAAGTTAAATGGTAAATCTTGGATTAATATTAGTCCAGGGAAAACTTCGCAACAAATCATACCTCAATTATTGAATCAGATTCACTATAATGATTTACGATTCACTGCTAATAAGGTACAAACTCCATCATGTAAGGATGGAAGTATTAATATTGTCATAGGATTGCCTGACAGATGTCACCGTAGCTCTTCTGATTGGATAAAAATAGGAATCAACGGACGAATTATTAAGTCTTATCAATTAGAAAAAACAGTAATTCGTTCTTTTGGCAGATGCTTACCAAAAGGACGTTTTCCCATTTGTTTTTTAGAACTATATGCACCATTTGAAGAAGTGGATTGGAACCGACATCCAATCAAATCTGAAGTTTATCTACATTTTATAGAATTTTGGGAAGAACAAATATTTGCAATTATTGAACAAAGTCTTAAGTTGTGTTTATCACCTTCTATTGTTTTAGAAAACAGTAAACAATTACATAAATTACTCAAATCTTCAGTAATACAAAACGAGCATAGTTGCAATAATGATATTAGTAGTACTAATAAATTAGATTTGCTACCTCTAAAAGCAGTTGGACAAGTTAATAAGACATATATTGTTGCAGAACATCCCAATGGCCTATGGTTAGTAGAGCAACATATTGCTCATGAAAGAATCTTATATGAAAAACTGCAAGATGAATGGAAACTAACGAAAATTGACAATCCTATAGTACTTAACTTATCAAATTATCAAGTTAAACAATTACAAGATCTTGGTTTAGAACTTGAAATATTTGGAGAACAAATGTGGGTAATTAGAACAATTCCACAATTACTCGTAGGGCAAGAAGATTACTCAGATATTTTATTAGAGTTAAGCTTAGGAAAAGATTTAGAATCAGCACAAGTCGCAACTGCTTGTAAAAGTGCCATTCGCAATGGAGTTTCCTTAGAATTACACAAAATGCAGGAAATTTTAGATGCTTGGAAAAATACTCGCAATCCAAGAACTTGTCCACATGGAAGGCCTATTTATCTATCCTTAGATGAATCAGTCCTATCAAATTTTTTCCGTCGTCATTGGGTTATTGGGAAAAGCCATGGAATATAA
- a CDS encoding RluA family pseudouridine synthase yields the protein MTLKLIVKDKGDRIDLWLSNHILNISRARIQKLIKTGNVIVNNEICKTKKEQVFLGDCLQIYLPSPKKLELMPEAIPLDILYEDEYLIVINKVAGMVVHPSPGHTEGTLVHALLHHCSYLSDVGEFHRPGIVHRLDKDTTGTIVVAKTAFVHQHLQKQIRDRTIKRQYIAVVHGVLKNKENNSYKIDKGVINLPIGRHPVDRKKMAIIPIDKNGRKAVTYWKILERLGNYSLVKFNLETGRTHQIRVHSSFLGCPVLGDPLYSSNRSFNINLSGQVLHAHKLSLVHPINLNRFEVTASLPLEFTKLLKSLRQKNN from the coding sequence ATGACTCTAAAACTAATCGTAAAGGATAAAGGTGATCGAATTGATCTTTGGTTATCAAATCATATTCTTAATATTTCGCGTGCTCGTATTCAAAAACTTATCAAAACGGGAAATGTTATTGTAAATAATGAAATATGTAAAACCAAAAAAGAGCAAGTATTCCTAGGTGATTGTCTACAAATTTATTTGCCATCGCCTAAAAAACTAGAATTAATGCCAGAAGCAATTCCACTTGATATTTTATATGAAGATGAATATTTAATTGTTATTAATAAAGTAGCTGGTATGGTTGTACATCCTTCTCCTGGACATACAGAAGGAACTCTTGTTCATGCTTTATTACATCATTGTTCATATTTATCTGATGTTGGAGAATTCCACAGGCCAGGTATAGTTCACCGCTTAGACAAGGATACAACAGGGACAATTGTAGTAGCGAAGACAGCCTTTGTACATCAACATTTACAAAAGCAGATTAGGGACAGAACAATCAAAAGACAATATATAGCTGTGGTACATGGTGTTCTAAAAAATAAGGAAAATAATAGTTATAAAATTGATAAAGGTGTAATTAACTTACCTATTGGTCGTCACCCAGTAGATAGAAAAAAGATGGCAATCATACCAATTGATAAGAATGGGCGTAAGGCAGTTACGTACTGGAAAATCTTGGAAAGGTTAGGTAACTATAGTCTAGTTAAGTTTAATTTAGAAACTGGTAGAACTCATCAAATAAGAGTCCATAGTAGTTTTTTAGGTTGTCCTGTTTTAGGCGATCCACTATATAGTTCAAATCGTTCCTTCAATATAAATTTATCAGGTCAAGTATTGCATGCTCATAAATTAAGTCTAGTACACCCAATTAATTTAAATAGATTTGAAGTAACTGCCTCTCTTCCACTTGAATTTACAAAATTATTAAAAAGCCTACGACAAAAAAATAATTAA
- the nusB gene encoding transcription antitermination factor NusB, with the protein MISRQQPRRIARELALLSMSQVKGTPEKIEQLQIENLVLAAIRVLTNEVKDTLETASAEIIRGHNQLFKYETRSSNLESAKTMLSEALELTQGAVNCLAGAIEFPEIIQLAGQHDVQQYTIEIIHAICKKKKDLDNQLEIVLKDWQLRRLARIDQDILRIAVAEILLLNIPEKVAINEAVELAKRYSDDDGYRFINGVLRRFVEYIKEERKSNVFFKEV; encoded by the coding sequence ATGATTTCTCGTCAGCAACCTCGTCGAATCGCTCGTGAATTAGCTTTATTAAGTATGAGTCAAGTTAAAGGGACTCCAGAAAAAATTGAGCAACTTCAAATCGAAAATCTTGTCTTAGCTGCCATCCGTGTTCTTACTAACGAAGTGAAAGATACGTTAGAAACTGCTTCGGCAGAGATAATAAGGGGACACAATCAATTGTTTAAATATGAGACACGCTCTAGTAATCTTGAAAGTGCAAAAACTATGCTTTCAGAAGCTCTAGAACTGACCCAAGGTGCAGTTAATTGTCTGGCAGGAGCAATAGAATTTCCTGAAATAATTCAATTAGCCGGTCAACATGATGTACAACAGTACACTATTGAAATTATTCATGCTATATGTAAAAAGAAAAAAGATCTTGATAATCAGTTAGAAATAGTTCTGAAAGATTGGCAGTTAAGAAGATTGGCAAGAATAGATCAAGATATCCTACGTATTGCAGTTGCAGAGATTTTACTTCTTAATATTCCTGAAAAAGTTGCTATCAATGAAGCTGTTGAATTGGCAAAACGTTATTCTGATGATGACGGTTATCGTTTTATAAATGGAGTTCTTCGAAGATTTGTAGAGTATATAAAAGAGGAAAGAAAAAGCAATGTTTTTTTTAAAGAAGTTTAA
- the queF gene encoding preQ(1) synthase: MNEISNADSSKIKYGERNILEGELITFPNPRIGRIYNILITLPEFTCKCPFSGHPDFATLELNYVPNQKILELKALKLYINGFRDKYISHEESINQILDDFVEACEPLEANLKGNFNPRGNVHTIIEVCYKK, from the coding sequence ATGAATGAAATTTCAAATGCTGATTCCTCAAAAATAAAGTACGGAGAACGTAATATTTTAGAGGGAGAATTAATTACATTTCCTAATCCTCGGATAGGTAGAATCTATAATATATTAATAACTTTACCTGAGTTTACTTGTAAATGTCCTTTTTCAGGACATCCCGATTTCGCTACTCTTGAGCTTAATTATGTTCCTAATCAAAAGATTTTAGAACTTAAAGCCTTGAAACTTTATATAAATGGTTTTCGTGATAAATATATTTCTCATGAAGAATCAATTAACCAAATATTAGATGATTTTGTAGAAGCATGTGAACCGTTGGAAGCAAATTTAAAAGGTAATTTTAATCCAAGAGGAAATGTACATACAATAATTGAGGTTTGCTATAAAAAATAA
- a CDS encoding agmatinase family protein, with translation MNNQNKSLLDFNPSSIGIENGNLYGLPYTYENAGIIIFGIPWEVTVSYKTGTVLGPLRILEASPQLDLYDSDNPCGWNQGIFMPPISKFLLTLNQKFRKRALQIIEASEQDIDIRSNSQLQQELTSVNFACKQMIDWVKRNTGNVLQAGKKVGIIGGDHSVPLGYIQALAEYNNEFGILHIDAHADLRVDYQGFYYSHASIMNNVLKIPQVIKLVQVGIRDFCNEEEFTIKSSNSRIITYYDSYLKDLQYGGISWYQQCQTIINDLPKQVYISFDLDGLDPKLCPHTGTPVAGGLNLEAVFYLLKELVKSNRKIIGFDVSEIGDGEWDGNVGARVVYKLCCLLGF, from the coding sequence ATGAATAATCAAAATAAGAGTTTGTTAGATTTTAATCCAAGTAGCATTGGAATAGAAAATGGTAACTTATATGGATTACCTTATACTTATGAAAATGCTGGAATTATTATCTTCGGCATTCCTTGGGAAGTAACAGTATCTTATAAAACTGGCACAGTACTAGGACCACTAAGAATACTGGAAGCTTCTCCTCAACTTGACCTATATGATTCAGATAATCCCTGTGGTTGGAATCAAGGCATTTTTATGCCACCAATTTCAAAATTTTTATTGACACTTAATCAAAAATTTAGAAAGAGAGCCTTACAAATAATTGAAGCGAGTGAACAAGATATAGACATCAGAAGTAATTCACAGTTACAACAAGAATTAACAAGCGTTAATTTTGCCTGTAAACAAATGATAGATTGGGTAAAGAGGAACACTGGTAATGTTCTTCAAGCAGGGAAAAAAGTCGGTATTATTGGTGGCGATCATAGTGTTCCACTTGGGTACATTCAAGCTTTAGCTGAATATAATAACGAGTTTGGAATTCTTCATATTGATGCACATGCTGACTTAAGAGTAGATTATCAAGGATTTTATTATTCTCATGCTTCAATTATGAATAATGTGCTAAAAATACCTCAAGTTATCAAATTAGTTCAGGTTGGTATTCGAGACTTTTGTAATGAAGAAGAATTTACTATTAAATCATCTAATAGCCGAATAATTACTTATTATGATTCATATTTGAAAGACCTTCAATATGGAGGGATAAGTTGGTATCAGCAATGTCAAACCATCATTAATGACTTGCCTAAACAAGTTTACATTAGTTTTGACTTAGATGGACTAGATCCCAAATTATGTCCTCATACAGGGACTCCTGTAGCTGGTGGATTAAATTTGGAAGCAGTATTTTATTTACTAAAAGAACTAGTCAAGAGCAATAGAAAAATAATTGGATTTGATGTTTCTGAGATAGGTGATGGCGAATGGGATGGAAACGTTGGTGCCAGGGTAGTATACAAATTATGTTGTTTATTAGGTTTTTAA
- the speE gene encoding polyamine aminopropyltransferase has product MNSLGRHILVEFFGCSSEILNNVSVIESSMLVAAQEAGATVINSTFHHFSPFGVSGVVVIQESHLAIHTWPEYRYAAVDLFTCGDTVNPWISFDRLKVLFKADYGSALELNRGQLELLERIDIDLGELRDETTNKLVIPKVSRSVWLTDRNENVALSIRHKGEHIFYEKSPYQTVEIFDTFEYGKMLTIDKMVMCTEKDENAYHEMIIHVPMLLNPSFSNVLVIGGGDGGSVRELMRYPHIEKITIVEIDETIIRASKQYLPSLSSQLDNKKVDLHIEDGITFIHNTDDEKYDLIIVDSSDPVGPAEGLFSYEFYRQIYRCLKPNGAMAANTESPCFNQKVFVDINHCLSDIFGKENVHSYLSFIPTYPTGMWSFAYTRKGSMHPLDSFDSEQAEIFTKQHELKYYNSGIHHSAFCLPTFVQNMLDE; this is encoded by the coding sequence ATGAACTCTTTAGGACGTCATATTTTAGTTGAATTTTTTGGATGCTCATCTGAAATTTTAAATAATGTGTCAGTAATTGAATCTAGTATGTTAGTAGCTGCTCAGGAAGCTGGTGCAACAGTTATTAATTCGACATTTCATCACTTCTCTCCATTTGGTGTATCAGGAGTAGTTGTTATTCAAGAAAGTCATCTAGCTATTCATACATGGCCAGAATATCGTTACGCGGCAGTAGATTTATTCACTTGTGGTGATACTGTAAATCCGTGGATATCTTTTGATAGATTAAAAGTTTTATTTAAAGCTGATTATGGTTCTGCATTAGAGCTAAATCGTGGACAGCTAGAGCTACTGGAAAGGATAGATATTGATTTAGGGGAACTTCGCGATGAAACTACTAATAAGCTGGTTATTCCAAAAGTTAGTAGAAGTGTCTGGCTTACTGATCGTAATGAAAATGTTGCTCTTTCCATACGTCATAAAGGAGAACATATTTTTTATGAAAAGTCACCTTATCAAACTGTAGAAATTTTTGATACTTTTGAGTATGGGAAAATGTTGACTATTGACAAAATGGTCATGTGTACTGAAAAAGATGAAAATGCTTATCACGAAATGATAATACATGTACCTATGCTACTCAACCCTTCATTCTCTAATGTATTAGTTATCGGAGGTGGAGATGGTGGTAGTGTAAGAGAATTAATGCGTTATCCTCATATTGAAAAAATAACTATAGTAGAAATTGATGAAACAATAATTAGAGCTTCAAAACAATATTTACCATCTTTATCTAGTCAACTTGATAATAAAAAAGTTGATCTACATATAGAAGATGGAATTACTTTTATTCACAATACAGATGATGAAAAGTATGACCTAATAATAGTAGATTCGTCTGATCCTGTTGGTCCTGCTGAAGGATTGTTTAGTTATGAGTTTTATCGACAAATTTATCGTTGTTTAAAACCTAATGGAGCTATGGCAGCTAATACAGAGTCTCCCTGTTTTAATCAAAAAGTTTTTGTTGATATTAATCATTGCTTAAGTGACATTTTTGGTAAAGAAAATGTTCATTCTTATTTAAGTTTTATTCCTACATATCCTACAGGAATGTGGAGTTTCGCATACACTAGAAAAGGTAGTATGCATCCATTAGATAGCTTTGATTCTGAACAGGCGGAAATTTTTACAAAGCAACATGAGTTAAAATATTATAATTCTGGCATTCATCATTCTGCTTTCTGTTTACCAACTTTTGTTCAAAATATGCTGGATGAATAA
- a CDS encoding DUF502 domain-containing protein: MLQHFQQDLKNDFIAGLLVVIPLATTIWLTITIASWVINFLTQIPKQLNPFDGLNPILSYCLNLSVGFAVPIVCISIIGLMARNIAGKWLLDFGERILQSIPLAGAVYKTLKQILETLFKDSKSKFRRVVMVEYPRRGIWSLGFVTGTLSPPLQAYLEKPMLSVFIPTTPNPTSGWYSIIAEDDVINLPVSIEDAFKVLISGGIVSPDISSYSVSEEDNVPTNPDISNSGIRGSSLVTDKDIPTLKNVDNQL; the protein is encoded by the coding sequence GTGCTGCAGCACTTTCAACAAGATTTAAAAAATGATTTTATCGCTGGTCTCTTAGTTGTTATTCCTTTAGCAACTACTATTTGGCTAACTATTACTATCGCTAGTTGGGTTATTAACTTTTTAACTCAAATTCCTAAACAATTAAATCCTTTTGACGGACTTAATCCTATCTTAAGCTACTGTCTTAATTTGAGTGTTGGATTTGCTGTTCCAATTGTTTGCATATCAATTATAGGCTTAATGGCTCGTAATATAGCTGGTAAGTGGTTGTTAGACTTTGGCGAGCGGATTTTACAATCTATTCCCCTAGCTGGAGCAGTTTATAAAACTTTAAAACAAATTCTAGAAACTCTTTTTAAAGATTCTAAAAGTAAATTTAGACGTGTTGTTATGGTAGAGTATCCTCGACGCGGAATTTGGAGTTTAGGTTTCGTAACCGGAACTCTAAGTCCTCCTCTACAAGCCTATTTGGAAAAGCCTATGTTAAGCGTATTTATTCCTACGACTCCTAATCCTACTTCTGGATGGTACTCTATTATTGCTGAGGACGATGTCATTAATTTACCTGTTTCTATTGAAGATGCTTTTAAGGTTTTAATTTCTGGAGGTATCGTTAGTCCTGATATTTCTAGTTATTCAGTATCAGAAGAAGATAATGTACCAACTAATCCTGATATTTCTAATTCAGGAATTAGAGGCAGTTCTTTAGTTACTGATAAAGATATACCCACTTTAAAAAATGTTGATAATCAATTATGA
- the speA gene encoding biosynthetic arginine decarboxylase encodes MKSNWSIHDSEELYGLKRWGKPYFNINNVGHIVVSPQNNKDKALNLFKLVQNLEKRNFNLPLLVHFPDIIEDRIEQLNHCFSKAMARYNYDGSYQGVFPIKVNQQRHIVESVVNYGYKYKYGLEVGSKPELLIALAQLKNSNSLLICNGYKDKKYVETAVIAYHLGYNILIVIEQLSEIYLVADVVLEHGIKPNLGIRAKLSAKGDSRWANSAGDRAKFGLSVTEIIRALDQLSKSGMLTKLKLLHFHIGSQISAIATIKDALSEASQIYINLCKLGAPMEYFDVGGGLGIDYDGSNTNFPASKNYSMQNYANDVVAAIKTACDSQSIKVPIIVSESGRSVASHQSILIVNVLGVDKIEEFNNTTEIDNCHTLVQEILEIYISINETNFQEAYHDVLQLKREIESLFSFGYLSLYERGKAEELFWKCCRKIKTILQKVDLEVDELDNLHQLLLSTYYCNFSVFQSLPDNWSIDQLFPIMPIHRLTEKPTELGTLADLTCDSDGKVSRFIGYQNVKPHLELHSWEKNEPYYLGFFLSGAYQEILGSLHNLFGDTNAVHIKLDNDGYHIESIIKGDSVAEVLKYLEYNSRDMIKSMHKKTQNAFKNRQITFKESQLFLKYYKDALYNYTYLK; translated from the coding sequence GTGAAATCTAATTGGTCTATACATGACAGTGAAGAATTATATGGATTAAAAAGATGGGGAAAGCCTTATTTCAATATTAATAATGTAGGGCACATAGTAGTTTCTCCTCAAAATAACAAAGATAAGGCTTTAAATCTTTTCAAATTGGTTCAAAACTTAGAGAAAAGAAATTTTAATTTACCTTTACTAGTTCATTTTCCAGATATAATAGAAGACAGAATTGAGCAACTTAACCATTGCTTTAGCAAAGCAATGGCTAGATATAATTATGATGGATCATACCAAGGTGTTTTCCCTATTAAGGTAAATCAACAGCGCCATATAGTTGAATCAGTTGTTAATTATGGCTATAAATATAAGTATGGGCTGGAAGTAGGATCTAAACCAGAACTGCTTATTGCTTTGGCACAACTAAAAAATTCTAATTCTCTTCTTATTTGTAACGGATATAAAGATAAAAAATATGTTGAGACAGCTGTTATAGCTTATCATTTAGGCTACAACATTCTAATAGTTATCGAACAATTGAGTGAAATATATTTAGTAGCTGATGTTGTTCTAGAACACGGTATTAAACCTAATTTAGGAATTCGTGCAAAATTAAGTGCGAAGGGAGATAGTCGCTGGGCCAACTCTGCAGGAGATAGAGCAAAATTTGGTCTTAGTGTAACGGAAATTATACGTGCACTTGATCAACTAAGTAAGTCTGGAATGCTTACTAAGCTCAAATTACTTCACTTTCATATCGGTTCTCAAATATCTGCTATTGCGACCATAAAAGATGCACTGAGTGAAGCTAGCCAAATTTATATTAATTTATGTAAACTTGGAGCTCCTATGGAATATTTTGATGTAGGAGGAGGCTTAGGAATTGATTATGATGGTTCAAATACCAACTTCCCTGCATCTAAAAACTATAGCATGCAAAATTATGCAAATGACGTTGTTGCAGCTATTAAAACAGCTTGTGATAGCCAAAGTATTAAAGTTCCTATTATTGTTAGTGAAAGCGGGAGATCTGTAGCTTCTCATCAATCTATTCTTATAGTTAATGTTTTAGGAGTAGATAAAATTGAAGAATTCAATAACACTACCGAAATAGATAATTGTCATACATTAGTACAGGAAATATTGGAAATATATATTTCTATTAATGAGACCAATTTTCAAGAAGCATATCATGATGTTTTGCAGTTAAAACGAGAAATAGAGAGTCTCTTTTCTTTTGGATATTTAAGCTTATATGAAAGAGGTAAAGCAGAAGAACTATTTTGGAAATGTTGTCGTAAAATAAAGACGATTTTACAAAAAGTAGATCTCGAAGTAGACGAACTAGATAATCTTCATCAACTTTTATTGTCAACTTATTATTGTAATTTTTCAGTTTTTCAATCTCTTCCTGATAATTGGTCTATTGATCAGTTATTTCCAATAATGCCTATTCATCGTTTAACTGAAAAGCCAACCGAACTTGGAACCCTTGCTGATTTAACTTGTGATAGTGATGGTAAGGTTTCTCGATTTATTGGATATCAAAATGTTAAACCTCATCTCGAGCTACATTCTTGGGAAAAGAATGAACCTTATTATTTAGGTTTTTTTTTAAGCGGAGCATACCAAGAAATCTTAGGTAGTTTACATAATCTTTTTGGAGACACTAACGCAGTGCATATCAAATTAGATAATGATGGATATCATATTGAATCTATTATTAAAGGAGACTCAGTGGCAGAAGTATTAAAGTATTTGGAGTATAATAGTCGAGATATGATTAAAAGTATGCATAAGAAGACTCAAAACGCTTTTAAAAATCGCCAAATAACTTTTAAAGAATCTCAGCTGTTTTTAAAGTATTATAAAGATGCTTTATATAATTATACTTATCTTAAGTAG